One segment of Engraulis encrasicolus isolate BLACKSEA-1 chromosome 7, IST_EnEncr_1.0, whole genome shotgun sequence DNA contains the following:
- the crebrf gene encoding CREB3 regulatory factor, with protein sequence MPQPSISGMDPPFGDAFQNYTFADQALTSTDLLANSSDPDFMYELDRDMTCRQSPKGEALGTVGMECHELVGMEGMEPLPELGEGSELACSSSSFEQWDSYWEDLTKYTRLASCDIWGTKEVDFLGLDDFSSPYQDEEVVSRTPTLAQLNSEDSQPHVSDVLCYPELLLAGPKQPPPPISMPMSTMMLPPPLLSSSSSSGKKAGPLGRPHFPPASSPSCSYSYSLSSAPATACASLSQLPDFAEGSQKATRPVASSTETMAKAGPSKAHGATLDGGGSNIGMGGGSDFVRKAKVRISAGPHPHHHHPHHHHHHHHHFSGKLPQDPEAMSSLQSPSSPCPLMELPKGASSSNANAASAAAAAASASSVSGSQAGPRAGAGGRVAGQTSPSGPAPQIPAMVDRKLASEGSLKRELPAALGEEMGGTSRGPLAAKLHFTAMPGVGGAEGLLPVVAVTTGDVTMAAGGAVALATGEKSKEEEHNYSLFLTRARLAGKALVEEEEEEEEVEEEEEEEDEEEEVGEEEEEEEDEEAGLELDDEDHDEGFGSEHELSDNEEDEEDDDDYEGEDKDDDISDAFSEPGCDVDMGDEVKGLTAGLSRKRGKRRYFWEYSEQLMPSKQERMLKPSEWDRDTLPSNMYQKNGLHQGKYTLKKSRRTDVEDLTPNPRKLLQIGNELRKLNKVISDLTPVSELPLTARPRSRKEKNKLASRACRLKKKAQYEANKVKLWGLGTEYDRLLFVINAIKEEIVKRVQDPSEDKGMSMAEKLDKLIEETLVKSPVAGQTSDFVNQILETTGRGDPTGGLVGLRVPTSKV encoded by the exons ATGCCTCAG cctagcATCAGTGGGATGGACCCTCCCTTTGGGGACGCCTTTCAAAACTACACGTTTGCTGATCAGGCACTGACTAGCACAGATCTGTTGGCCAACAGCTCAGACCCCGACTTTATGTACGAACTG GACAGGGACATGACGTGTCGGCAGAGCCCCAAGGGCGAGGCCCTGGGCACGGTGGGCATGGAGTGCCACGAGCTGGTTGGCATGGAGGGCATGGAGCCTCTGCCGGAGCTCGGGGAGGGCAGCGAGCTGGCCTGCAGCAGCTCCAGTTTCGAGCAGTGGGACAG CTACTGGGAGGACCTGACCAAATACACGCGGCTGGCGAGCTGCGACATCTGGGGCACCAAGGAGGTGGACTTCCTGGGCCTGGACGACTTCTCCTCCCCTTACCAGGACGAGGAGGTGGTGAGCCGCACGCCCACGCTGGCGCAGCTCAACAGCGAGGACTCGCAGCCGCACGTATCCGACGTGCTTTGCTACCCCGAGCTGCTATTGGCCGGCCCCAAGCAGCCCCCGCCACCCATATCCATGCCCATGTCCACCATGATGCTGCCCCCTCCGCTGCTGTCCTCCTCATCGTCCTCG GGCAAGAAGGCGGGCCCCCTCGGCCGCCCCCACttccctcctgcctcctccccGTCCTGTTCGTACTCGTACTCTCTGTCCTCCGCCCCGGCAACCGCCTGCGCCAGCCTGAGCCAGCTGCCGGACTTCGCGGAGGGCTCACAGAAGGCCACCAGGCCTGTGGCGTCCAGCACAGAGACCATGGCCAAGGCCGGACCCTCCAAGGCCCACGGTGCCACACTGGATGGAGGTGGCAGTAACATTGGCATGGGTGGCGGAAGTGACTTTGTGCGCAAGGCCAAGGTGCGCATCAGTGcgggcccccacccccaccatcaccacccccatcaccaccaccaccaccaccatcacttctCTGGCAAACTCCCCCAGGACCCTGAAGCCATGAGCAGCCTCCAGTCTCCCTCCAGCCCCTGCCCGCTCATGGAGCTTCCTAAGGGGGCTTCCTCCAGCAACGCcaatgctgcttctgctgctgctgctgctgcatcggCGTCCTCCGTCAGCGGCAGCCAGGCGGGCCCCCGTGCTGGAGCTGGAGGCAGGGTGGCCGGCCAGACCTCCCCCAGTGGACCCGCGCCACAGATCCCCGCGATGGTGGACCGAAAACTCGCCTCCGAGGGCTCCCTCAAGCGTGAGCTGCCCGCCGCATTGGGCGAGGAGATGGGCGGTACGTCTCGTGGCCCACTGGCCGCCAAGCTGCACTTCACCGCCATGCCAGGGGTCGGGGGTGCCGAGGGACTCCTGCCTGTGGTGGCCGTGACCACTGGTGATGTCACAATGGCCGCCGGAGGAGCCGTTGCCCTGGCGACGGGGGAGAAGAGCAAGGAGGAGGAGCACAACTACTCGCTCTTCCTGACCAGGGCACGGCTGGCGGGCAAAGCTCTggtcgaggaagaggaagaggaggaggaggtggaggaggaagaggaagaggaggacgaggaggaggaggtgggagaggaggaagaggaagaggaggatgaggaggccgGGCTGGAGCTGGATGATGAAGACCATGACGAAGGCTTTGGCAGCGAGCACGAGCTGTCGGACaacgaggaagacgaggaggacgaCGATGACTACGAGGGGGAGGACAAGGACGATGACATCAGCGATGCCTTCTCCGAGCCAG gtTGTGATGTGGACATGGGGGATGAGGTGAAGGGTCTGACGGCGGGTCTGTCCCGTAAGCGGGGGAAGCGCCGCTACTTCTGGGAGTACAGCGAGCAGCTCATGCCCTCCAAGCAGGAGCGCATGCTCAAGCCCTCCGAGTGGGACCGAGACACACTGCCCAGCAACATGTACCAGAAGAATGGCCTGCACCagg GCAAGTACACCCTGAAGAAGTCTCGGCGGACTGACGTGGAGGACTTGACCCCCAACCCCCGCAAGCTCCTGCAGATCGGCAACGAGCTGCGCAAGCTGAACAAGGTCATCAGCGACCTCACGCCCGTCAGCGAGCTGCCGCTCACCGCACGCCCGCGCTCACGCAAGGAGAAGAACAAGCTGgcatccag GGCCTGTCGGCTGAAGAAGAAAGCCCAGTACGAGGCCAACAAGGTCAAGCTGTGGGGACTTGGCACTGAATACG atcgATTGCTGTTTGTGATAAACGCCATCAAGGAGGAAATTGTGAAGCGAGTCCAGGATCCGTCTGAGGACAAGGGAATGAGCATGGCGGAGAAGCTGGACAAGCTGATCGAGGAGACATTGG TGAAGTCGCCAGTTGCCGGGCAGACGTCGGACTTTGTGAACCAGATTCTGGAGACCACGGGCAGGGGGGATCCCACAGGAGGGCTGGTGGGCCTGCGCGTGCCCACGTCCAAAGTCTAG
- the bnip1b gene encoding LOW QUALITY PROTEIN: vesicle transport protein SEC20 (The sequence of the model RefSeq protein was modified relative to this genomic sequence to represent the inferred CDS: substituted 1 base at 1 genomic stop codon) produces MAAVSEVGVXICSQEIIKNDLQLKALIQDIRDCSGPQFTLDDLNLKVKDKFRQLRRKIQHFEQLAREQDSEADKSAILCEADGHRKQMVSNQAMWRKANLTCKLLIDNTERDELFSGGNSSLKLRKSSEENLPQTSRDITESLRSINRLMVQQVQQSAGTLDGLAISSRTVLETSEEFKALNGAILLGRKLISKYNRREVTDRLLLFLALALFLATVIYIVKKRLMQYL; encoded by the exons ATGGCGGCAGTGTCAGAGGTTGGGGTATGAATTTGTAGTCAAGAAATTATTAAAAATGATCTACAACTAAAGGCACTAATACAG GATATACGGGATTGTTCGGGACCCCAATTTACACTTGATGACTTGAATCTTAAAGTCAAAGACAAATTTCGTCAACTAAGACGGAAGATACAG CATTTCGAACAGCTGGCGAGGGAACAAGACAGTGAGGCAGATAAAAGTGCCATCCTGTGTGAAGCAGATGGTCATCGAAAACAGATGGTGAG TAACCAGGCAATGTGGCGGAAGGCAAATCTAACTTGCAAGCTCCTCAtagacaacacagagagagatgaactATTCAGTGGGGGGAACTCGTCCCTTAAACTCAG GAAATCCAGTGAGGAGAACCTGCCCCAGACCTCCAGGGACATTACGGAGTCCCTAAGGAGCATCAACCGCTTGATGGTCCAGCAGGTCCAGCAGAGTGCAGGGACCCTTGATGGCCTAG CAATCTCTTCGAGAACTGTCCTGGAGACGAGCGAGGAGTTCAAGGCACTGAATGGAGCCATCCTTCTGGGGAGGAAGCTGATCTCCAAATACAACAGGCGAGAGGTCACAGACAGACTGCTCCTCTTCCTGGCTCTTGCTTTGTTTCTGGCCACCGTAATCTACATAGTGAAGAAGAGACTCATGCAGTACCTTTGA